A single genomic interval of Stigmatella aurantiaca harbors:
- a CDS encoding alpha/beta hydrolase yields MKKASSTTKTVTRAASLRRHFIIAGAALSAASASAAESKVAAPTAREIRQASGPTDGFDVRSVRFKNGAIQMAGNLYVPKGFDPSRKYAAVVVLHPAGGVKEQTAGLYAQRLASQGFVTLAYDASHQGESGGEPRFLESPEARVADTRSAVDFLTTLGYVDRNRIGALGICAGSGYAVKATMLDRRIKAIATVSAFDIGTGFRKGWVGNVPLAEQLATLEKVSAQRTAEAGGGEPIYVNYVPETVDASTHRDMREAHAYYRTPAGHMHPNSQNKMLFTSLDKIYAFTGFDQVETLLTQPLLVVAGSEAGSLWHSRDLFAKKKGDKELFVIKGATHMDLYAGEHVDQALQKLTPFYKQKL; encoded by the coding sequence ATGAAGAAGGCTTCATCCACCACGAAGACGGTCACCCGTGCCGCGTCTCTCCGACGGCACTTCATCATCGCCGGAGCGGCGCTTTCCGCAGCAAGTGCGTCGGCTGCGGAGAGCAAGGTCGCGGCGCCTACGGCGCGCGAAATCCGTCAAGCCTCCGGACCTACGGATGGCTTCGACGTGAGGAGCGTCCGGTTCAAGAACGGCGCGATTCAGATGGCAGGAAACCTGTACGTCCCGAAGGGGTTCGACCCGAGCCGGAAGTACGCGGCGGTTGTGGTGCTCCATCCGGCCGGCGGCGTAAAGGAGCAGACGGCAGGCCTCTATGCGCAGCGGCTGGCCAGTCAGGGCTTCGTCACTCTGGCGTACGACGCCTCACACCAGGGAGAGAGCGGCGGGGAGCCGCGGTTCCTCGAGAGTCCGGAAGCGCGCGTGGCGGATACCCGGAGTGCCGTCGACTTCCTCACGACGCTCGGGTACGTCGATCGCAATCGCATCGGCGCGCTCGGGATCTGCGCGGGGAGCGGGTATGCGGTGAAGGCGACCATGCTCGATCGGCGCATCAAGGCCATCGCGACGGTCAGCGCCTTCGACATCGGAACCGGGTTCCGCAAAGGATGGGTGGGCAACGTCCCACTCGCAGAACAGCTCGCGACCCTGGAGAAGGTATCCGCGCAGCGCACGGCCGAAGCAGGCGGCGGGGAGCCTATCTACGTCAACTATGTGCCCGAGACGGTGGACGCGTCCACGCATCGCGACATGCGCGAAGCCCACGCGTACTACCGGACGCCGGCAGGGCACATGCACCCGAACTCGCAGAACAAGATGCTCTTCACGAGCCTCGACAAGATCTACGCCTTCACCGGCTTCGATCAGGTCGAGACGCTGTTGACGCAGCCTCTTCTGGTCGTTGCCGGCAGCGAGGCCGGCTCCCTCTGGCACAGCCGGGATCTCTTCGCGAAGAAGAAGGGAGACAAGGAGCTGTTCGTCATCAAGGGCGCCACGCACATGGACCTCTACGCGGGCGAACACGTCGACCAGGCGTTGCAGAAGCTGACGCCGTTCTACAAGCAGAAGCTCTGA
- a CDS encoding Tox-REase-5 domain-containing protein: protein MASAPGSRRHLRLLPEDEELKRGYLRWCEQTWGGGDCLRLLVDKPFLDGDAKYALAMAIAHSKVLGPMKEELARQVSPQAIVATVVGGLTMYAILLALPEPVSKGIAALLTVGAMAYLGWDTVWRLIDGWLVLMEEVDRATTFEALSASGEKFGNTMGEKAARAFVMLAMVAMGNTVTGMATTLPKLPGAGQAAAVAEKQLNIRFTSPALAQVESVAITSEGVTLVLAPHAVAMAARDSSGGKAGAKAAPPSSGGPGEWVRADEYMPEQSRRYQAQVTGAPEGTAYRVKRGDKEVDFDGFDQRGLIEAKGTGYAKWIDEDLNFVEFFEGRNQMLEQARRQFKVANGTPIRWSVAEERLARALRRMFGLAPIWWTQDLSCQRNR from the coding sequence ATGGCCTCGGCGCCTGGCAGCCGCCGTCACCTGCGCCTGCTGCCCGAGGACGAGGAACTGAAGCGCGGCTACCTGCGGTGGTGCGAGCAGACCTGGGGGGGCGGAGATTGCCTGCGCCTGTTGGTGGACAAGCCCTTTCTGGATGGGGATGCCAAGTATGCGCTGGCCATGGCCATCGCCCACAGCAAGGTGCTGGGCCCCATGAAGGAAGAACTCGCCCGGCAGGTCAGCCCCCAGGCCATCGTGGCCACGGTCGTTGGTGGCCTGACCATGTACGCGATCCTGCTCGCGCTGCCCGAACCGGTGAGCAAGGGCATCGCTGCGCTGCTGACGGTCGGGGCCATGGCCTACCTAGGCTGGGACACGGTGTGGCGGCTGATAGATGGGTGGCTGGTGCTGATGGAGGAGGTGGACAGAGCCACCACTTTCGAGGCGCTCTCCGCGTCCGGAGAGAAGTTCGGGAACACGATGGGAGAGAAGGCGGCGCGAGCCTTCGTCATGCTGGCGATGGTGGCGATGGGGAACACGGTGACAGGCATGGCGACGACCCTGCCGAAGTTGCCGGGAGCCGGACAGGCTGCGGCGGTGGCCGAGAAGCAGCTGAACATCCGCTTCACATCCCCAGCTCTGGCTCAAGTGGAGTCGGTCGCCATTACCTCCGAGGGAGTCACCCTCGTGCTGGCCCCCCATGCGGTGGCCATGGCGGCGCGCGACAGCTCCGGCGGCAAGGCAGGCGCGAAGGCTGCACCGCCCAGCTCCGGTGGTCCCGGGGAATGGGTCCGGGCGGACGAGTACATGCCCGAGCAGTCACGCCGCTATCAGGCTCAGGTGACAGGGGCCCCCGAAGGCACTGCCTACCGCGTGAAACGGGGTGACAAGGAGGTGGACTTCGACGGTTTCGACCAGAGAGGGCTGATCGAGGCCAAAGGCACCGGCTACGCGAAGTGGATTGATGAGGATCTGAACTTTGTCGAGTTCTTCGAGGGGCGCAACCAAATGCTTGAGCAGGCGAGGCGCCAGTTCAAAGTCGCCAACGGAACGCCCATTCGGTGGAGCGTCGCCGAGGAGAGACTCGCACGTGCACTCAGGAGGATGTTTGGGCTTGCCCCGATTTGGTGGACACAGGACTTAAGCTGCCAACGTAACAGGTAG